A region from the Alphaproteobacteria bacterium genome encodes:
- a CDS encoding HlyD family efflux transporter periplasmic adaptor subunit gives MTWNPQQIVFADTTLPPLRGDITLLPGPAAPDGSSTWTLHDAPANRFYRIGMIEYAIIACWKEGTPRKMMSKVNAQLPYEIDEEHIKQVLDFLENHHLVHAVAADKKAKMMAVTKLGNQKNWKKLAQMMMSIRIPLFRCDATLTKCLPYVNRLYSMKVLYAFLIAAAGAIILLLRHWGEFTHTFSYFFNVQGLLIMSATVICCQALHELGHAFTAKRLGLRVPSIGLSFFMFCPVLYTDTNEVWKLPSRWQRIMVGISGVAVEMGIAIIAAYFWVFLDDGPLRTAAFMIVSVNFLTTLLVNMNPLMRFDGYYVFSDIINIENLQDRAFAMMKWFTRERLVGLKYPAPETLGRKYDLILIIYGYSLLIYRIGLYGGMVYTLYHLVFKLLGIAFLLGGIYYFFITPVVKEFQWYWLQRERIHWNLNSKVSVLVATIIFAFFLIPWKASIQAPAVLRSEQEFSAYSPRPAQVQRLLIKNGQQVKKDDILLILADPSLDKDIATTEVEVARLVYQIRGAGSEEEWQMKHRVLEEDVKAKQAKLTGLKQEKLRLIVRAPFAGVITDVKSALKEGEWIGIDDKLAMVIDPSHPIVEAYINEHDMEKMKSGAEGIFRSLHGPSGVDLVLKRVDISSTQLLDSRYLVSDFGGKIAAVSNQKGQFQPHDTIYRVILKPTAANFATSHVYRGLLVLEGQHHSILGGAISKMITTLIKEVGF, from the coding sequence ATGACATGGAATCCCCAACAAATAGTGTTTGCCGATACGACATTGCCACCGTTGCGGGGTGACATTACCTTGTTACCTGGTCCTGCTGCCCCAGATGGTAGTTCTACCTGGACATTGCATGATGCACCGGCGAATCGTTTTTACCGTATTGGGATGATTGAATATGCCATCATTGCGTGCTGGAAAGAAGGCACGCCACGCAAAATGATGAGTAAAGTCAATGCTCAACTTCCTTATGAAATAGATGAAGAGCATATTAAACAGGTTCTGGATTTCCTTGAAAATCATCATCTTGTCCATGCTGTTGCCGCGGACAAGAAAGCAAAAATGATGGCCGTGACCAAACTGGGGAACCAGAAAAACTGGAAAAAACTTGCGCAGATGATGATGTCTATCCGCATACCTTTGTTTCGGTGTGATGCCACGCTCACTAAATGCCTGCCTTACGTCAATCGTCTTTATTCGATGAAAGTGCTGTATGCATTTTTGATTGCAGCTGCTGGGGCTATCATATTATTATTGCGTCACTGGGGTGAATTTACCCATACATTCAGTTATTTTTTCAATGTGCAGGGTTTATTGATTATGTCGGCAACGGTCATATGTTGCCAAGCGCTGCATGAACTGGGCCATGCCTTTACGGCCAAACGTTTGGGGTTGAGAGTCCCTTCGATCGGACTGTCGTTTTTTATGTTTTGCCCGGTTCTTTATACCGATACCAATGAGGTGTGGAAGCTGCCTTCCCGATGGCAGCGGATTATGGTCGGTATTTCCGGAGTTGCCGTGGAAATGGGCATTGCGATTATTGCGGCTTATTTTTGGGTCTTCTTAGATGACGGTCCATTGCGGACGGCAGCCTTTATGATTGTTTCTGTCAATTTTTTGACCACGCTGTTAGTGAATATGAATCCATTGATGCGGTTTGACGGGTATTATGTTTTTTCTGATATCATCAATATCGAAAATCTCCAGGACCGTGCCTTTGCCATGATGAAGTGGTTTACGCGGGAACGGCTGGTTGGATTGAAATATCCTGCACCCGAAACGTTGGGACGGAAATATGACCTTATCCTGATCATCTATGGCTATAGCTTGCTTATTTACCGTATTGGCCTTTACGGAGGTATGGTTTATACACTTTACCATCTGGTCTTTAAATTGCTTGGCATTGCGTTTTTGCTGGGGGGCATTTATTACTTTTTTATCACTCCCGTTGTCAAAGAGTTTCAATGGTACTGGTTACAGCGTGAAAGGATTCACTGGAATTTAAATTCAAAAGTCAGTGTGTTGGTGGCAACGATCATATTTGCATTTTTTCTCATTCCATGGAAAGCATCGATCCAGGCGCCCGCCGTCTTAAGGTCGGAACAGGAATTTAGTGCTTATTCTCCACGCCCTGCCCAGGTACAACGGTTATTAATCAAAAATGGCCAGCAGGTTAAAAAGGATGATATCTTATTGATCCTTGCTGATCCTTCGTTAGATAAAGACATCGCCACGACCGAAGTCGAGGTGGCACGTTTAGTCTATCAGATACGCGGAGCAGGGTCAGAAGAAGAATGGCAGATGAAGCATCGGGTGCTTGAAGAAGATGTCAAAGCAAAGCAAGCCAAACTAACGGGTTTAAAACAGGAAAAACTGCGCCTGATTGTCAGGGCGCCCTTTGCTGGTGTGATTACGGATGTTAAATCTGCCTTGAAAGAAGGCGAATGGATAGGCATTGATGATAAACTCGCCATGGTGATTGATCCATCCCACCCCATTGTGGAAGCCTATATCAACGAACATGATATGGAAAAAATGAAATCAGGTGCCGAAGGAATATTTCGTAGCCTGCATGGGCCAAGTGGCGTGGACTTAGTTTTGAAGCGGGTGGATATCTCCAGCACCCAATTGTTGGATTCGCGCTATCTGGTGTCGGATTTCGGCGGTAAGATCGCTGCAGTATCCAACCAAAAAGGACAATTCCAGCCACACGATACCATTTATCGTGTGATCCTAAAACCGACTGCTGCGAATTTTGCAACGTCACATGTTTACCGCGGATTATTGGTACTGGAAGGTCAGCATCATAGTATCTTAGGCGGGGCCATCAGCAAGATGATCACAACGTTGATTAAGGAAGTTGGATTTTAG
- a CDS encoding HlyD family efflux transporter periplasmic adaptor subunit translates to MESMTITPDTTKNKNATVQVGPVVKTEPAISASGSNKEKELNFQNQLRGISLMMDIEVAIRRAMTPHEQHFLLVNELLRMIPYRTAVAFSQQVGNMVAIEAISGLSKVDKNSPFALWIKKIAKYCFANHCKDPQGVVLSVADFPEEITKEWLELGSPSGVWFPIISPSKQLKGGLWIACDQSLKEGDIKIVQRIVETYAHAVWALEGQNKKPWSNISFTLNKKKKQYILGALLLICFPVRQSVLAPMELVPQEPWIATAPTDGVVKDILVAPNQFVKKGTILFTLDDTTLRNDYYYAKKELDSSIAELRQAGQKSISSSTDDTSAADLALLQLEVKQKQHQMDYAREMLDKIDVKAMRDGVVIYADKTDWIGKPVKTGEQVMKVSDPKQLEVKADLAIDDAIHLPDKAPVKIYLNASPLSTLKGTVKYVSYEAEDVGQGQLAYRAKITLDEVSDESRIGLKGSAKIYGDYVPIGYYWLRRPLSYLKKLLVL, encoded by the coding sequence ATGGAGTCAATGACCATTACTCCCGATACAACGAAGAATAAGAATGCTACAGTGCAGGTGGGGCCAGTGGTAAAAACTGAACCTGCCATATCGGCTAGTGGCAGTAACAAGGAAAAGGAATTAAATTTTCAAAACCAGCTCAGGGGCATAAGCCTGATGATGGATATAGAAGTAGCTATACGCCGAGCAATGACACCTCATGAACAGCATTTTTTATTGGTCAATGAATTATTGCGCATGATACCCTACCGTACGGCTGTGGCATTTAGCCAACAGGTTGGTAATATGGTGGCTATCGAAGCCATATCGGGTTTATCCAAAGTAGATAAAAATTCTCCCTTTGCATTATGGATCAAGAAAATCGCTAAATATTGTTTTGCCAATCATTGCAAAGATCCACAGGGGGTGGTGTTAAGCGTGGCGGATTTTCCTGAAGAAATCACCAAAGAATGGTTAGAACTTGGGAGTCCATCGGGTGTTTGGTTTCCAATCATTTCTCCGAGCAAACAGTTGAAAGGCGGATTGTGGATTGCCTGTGACCAGTCACTCAAAGAAGGTGATATCAAAATTGTGCAGCGTATTGTGGAAACCTATGCGCATGCTGTTTGGGCCCTGGAAGGCCAGAATAAGAAACCCTGGAGTAATATTTCCTTCACATTGAATAAGAAGAAAAAGCAATATATTCTGGGAGCCCTGTTATTAATCTGTTTTCCCGTGCGCCAATCGGTATTGGCACCGATGGAATTGGTGCCACAGGAACCATGGATAGCCACAGCTCCTACGGATGGCGTTGTCAAAGATATCCTGGTTGCGCCCAATCAATTTGTTAAAAAGGGCACAATTCTTTTTACGCTCGATGATACCACACTTCGCAATGATTATTATTATGCTAAAAAGGAACTCGATAGTTCAATAGCCGAATTGCGCCAAGCCGGACAGAAAAGTATTTCATCATCCACCGATGATACCAGTGCGGCCGATTTGGCATTGCTGCAACTAGAAGTCAAACAAAAGCAGCATCAGATGGATTATGCCAGGGAAATGCTGGATAAGATTGATGTCAAAGCCATGCGTGATGGTGTGGTGATTTATGCTGATAAAACCGACTGGATAGGTAAGCCTGTTAAGACAGGCGAACAGGTGATGAAGGTGTCGGATCCCAAGCAATTAGAAGTCAAAGCCGATTTAGCAATTGATGACGCAATTCATTTACCTGACAAGGCCCCCGTTAAAATTTACCTCAATGCCAGTCCGTTAAGTACGCTTAAGGGCACGGTAAAATATGTCAGTTACGAAGCAGAAGATGTTGGGCAAGGACAGTTAGCATACCGTGCGAAGATCACCCTTGATGAGGTATCAGATGAATCACGTATTGGTCTCAAAGGGTCAGCCAAAATTTATGGGGATTATGTGCCCATTGGGTATTATTGGTTAAGGCGGCCGTTGAGTTATTTGAAAAAATTATTGGTACTGTAG
- a CDS encoding YdbL family protein gives MLKISAIISTFLVASTIAVSAFAVDFQQARSQGLVGEKPDGYVAVVSGGGDVQSIVNDVNQKRKAAYQDISQKNHQPLDVVGKLAAEKIITNLAPGEYYQNGSGKWVKK, from the coding sequence ATGCTTAAAATATCAGCTATTATCAGCACATTCCTCGTGGCATCTACCATAGCGGTAAGTGCATTTGCTGTGGATTTTCAACAAGCACGCAGCCAGGGATTGGTTGGTGAAAAACCAGATGGTTACGTTGCTGTTGTTTCTGGTGGCGGTGACGTTCAAAGTATCGTTAATGATGTAAACCAAAAACGTAAAGCTGCATACCAGGATATTTCTCAAAAGAACCATCAACCGCTTGATGTCGTTGGCAAACTTGCCGCCGAGAAAATCATCACCAACCTCGCACCAGGTGAGTATTATCAAAATGGCAGTGGTAAATGGGTGAAGAAGTAA